In Plodia interpunctella isolate USDA-ARS_2022_Savannah chromosome 19, ilPloInte3.2, whole genome shotgun sequence, a genomic segment contains:
- the LOC128678275 gene encoding MYG1 protein — MFINIVTNVNRICRLSLKTRYFSISNRLNIFDYNMKIGTHDGVFHCDEVLACFMLKSIPTYKDAEIVRTRDMEKLKDCDIVVDVGATFDHVKKRYDHHQREFTETLSTLRPELGDKYKIKLSSAGLVYTYYGEDVIKQIAPKDAPLSPENLLIIYKKVYENFIEEIDAIDNGVPMTDGEPKYNIRTHLSRRVGRLNPEWNSKQEIDVNEIFKKAMVLASEEFLYTVNYFISIWLPARDYVKSALEDRYRIHKSGQILEFTERFPWKEHLFDLENEMGINHEIKYVLFNDKPKSWRIQAVPLEPTSFLMRKPLNKSWWGVRDELLSDVSGIDGCIFCHSTGFIGGNVSREGALQMAVKSLEAEL, encoded by the exons atgtttattaatatagtcACCAATGTAAATAGAATTTGTCGTTTATCGTTGAAAACGCGTTATTTCAGTATTAGTAACAGACTCAACATTTTTGATTACAATATGAAG ATTGGCACACATGATGGAGTCTTCCACTGTGATGAAGTTCTCGCTTGCTTCATGCTCAAGAGTATACCAACATACAAAGATGCGGAGATTGTTCGTACGCGTGACATGGAGAAGCTGAAGGATTGTGACATTGTAGTTGATGTGGGAGCTACATTTGACCATGTGAAGAAGAGATATGACCACCACCAGAGGGAGTTCACGGAAACTCTTAGCACTTTGAGACCAGAGCTTggtgataaatacaaaatcaa GTTAAGTTCAGCAGGCCTAGTATACACTTACTATGGCGAAGATGTGATTAAGCAAATAGCGCCAAAGGATGCCCCATTGAGCCCTGAAAACTtactaattatttacaaaaaggtctatgaaaacttcaTTGAGGAAATTGATGCCATAGACAATGGAGTCCCAATGACTGATGGTGAACCAAAATACAACATACGAACCCATCTCAGTCGTCGAGTCGGACGGCTAAACCCTGAATGGAATTCCAAACAAGAGATTGAtgtcaatgaaatatttaaaaaagctatGGTTTTAGCCAGTGAAGAGTTCTTGTATACTGTCAACTATTTTATATCCATTTGGTTGCCTGCACGGGACTATGTGAAGTCTGCTTTAGAAGATAGGTATAGAATCCATAAATCAGGTCAAATTTTAGAGTTTACAGAAAGATTTCCATGGAAAGAGCATCTTTTTGATTTGGAAAATGAAATGGGGATTAATcacgagataaaatatgtattgtttaaTGACAAACCAAAATCATGGAGGATTCAAGCAGTACCTTTGGAACCTACAAGTTTTCTTATGAg GAAACCGCTTAACAAATCCTGGTGGGGAGTACGCGACGAGTTGCTCAGTGATGTCTCTGGAATCGATGGTTGCATCTTCTGCCACAGTACCGGATTTATCGGAGGAAACGTATCCAGAGAAGGCGCTTTGCAAATGGCCGTGAAATCACTTGAAGCCGAATTGTGA